A region of Nocardioides sp. JS614 DNA encodes the following proteins:
- the hutI gene encoding imidazolonepropionase codes for MASTLITNIGELVTNDPEAADDGRGLLGIVEQAALVIDGSTVAWVGRAADAPDADQLVDAGGRAVLPGFVDSHSHLVFAGDRAAEFAARMAGTPYAAGGIRTTVAATRAATDEQLTSHVARLVEEMRRQGTTTVEIKSGYGLTVHDEARSLAVARQFTEETTFLGAHVVPDGDPGEYVDLVTGPMLDAAREHARWIDVFCERGAFDADQARAILDAGAAAGLRGRLHANQLTYGEGVRLAAELGLVAVDHCTYLADEDVAALRDSGTIATLLPGVEFSTRQPYPDARRLLDAGVRVALASDCNPGSCFTSSIPLCIALAVREMGMTPAEAVHAATYRGAQALDRDGQHGIGALVPGRRADLAVLDAPSHVHLAYRPGVPLVRQTWVAGRPL; via the coding sequence GTGGCAAGCACCCTGATCACGAACATCGGCGAGCTCGTCACCAACGACCCCGAGGCCGCCGACGACGGCCGGGGGCTGCTCGGGATCGTCGAGCAGGCCGCGCTCGTGATCGACGGCTCGACGGTCGCCTGGGTGGGCCGCGCCGCCGACGCCCCGGACGCCGACCAGCTCGTCGACGCCGGCGGCCGGGCGGTGCTGCCCGGCTTCGTGGACAGTCACAGTCATCTGGTCTTCGCCGGCGACCGGGCCGCGGAGTTCGCGGCGCGGATGGCCGGGACGCCGTACGCCGCCGGCGGCATCCGCACGACGGTGGCCGCCACCCGGGCCGCCACCGACGAGCAGCTCACCAGCCACGTCGCCCGGCTGGTCGAGGAGATGCGCCGCCAGGGCACGACCACGGTCGAGATCAAGAGCGGCTACGGGCTGACCGTCCACGACGAGGCCCGCAGCCTCGCGGTCGCGCGGCAGTTCACCGAGGAGACGACGTTCCTCGGGGCGCACGTCGTGCCCGACGGCGACCCGGGGGAGTACGTCGACCTGGTCACCGGCCCGATGCTCGACGCGGCCCGGGAGCACGCCCGCTGGATCGACGTGTTCTGTGAGCGCGGCGCCTTCGACGCCGACCAGGCCCGGGCGATCCTGGACGCCGGCGCGGCGGCCGGACTGCGCGGCCGGCTGCACGCCAACCAGCTGACCTACGGAGAGGGCGTCCGGCTCGCCGCCGAGCTCGGCCTGGTCGCGGTCGACCACTGCACCTACCTGGCCGACGAGGACGTCGCCGCGCTGCGCGACAGCGGCACCATCGCCACGCTGCTGCCCGGGGTCGAGTTTTCGACCCGGCAGCCCTATCCCGACGCCCGCCGCCTCCTCGACGCGGGCGTCCGGGTGGCTCTGGCCAGCGACTGCAACCCCGGGTCCTGCTTCACCAGCTCGATCCCGCTGTGCATCGCGCTCGCCGTCCGTGAGATGGGGATGACCCCCGCGGAGGCGGTGCACGCGGCGACCTACCGCGGTGCCCAGGCCCTGGACCGCGACGGGCAGCACGGGATCGGCGCGCTCGTGCCCGGGCGCCGCGCCGACCTCGCGGTGCTCGACGCCCCCTCCCACGTCCACCTCGCCTACCGCCCCGGCGTCCCTCTCGTCCGCCAGACCTGGGTCGCCGGCCGTCCGCTGTAA
- a CDS encoding formimidoylglutamate deiminase: MTESPSSAYLLERAWVDGAVRDDVLVEIEDGRFTSVTPVGQSLRFSGEVSAQNVRFPRLAGETVRLAGLTLPGLTNDHSHAFHRALRGRTQRGRGTFWTWREQMYAVAERLTPDTYFTLARATFREMVAAGYTSVSEFHYLHDPEPATGDALREAARAAGIRLTLLDACYVSSGFGAPPEGVQLRFSDGTAERWAARVGAGPAAIHSVRAVPREQLAVFRGRAPLHVHLSEQVAENEACLAAYGVTPTRLLHDEGLLGPDTTVVHATHLTDDDIALLGSTRTNVCITPTTERDLADGIGPARRLADVGCRISIGSDSHAVIDPFEELRGLEMDERLATQERGHWSAAELLAIGTAGLQIAVGAPADLVTIDTRSTRTAGTGADEHTAVFAATAADVTHVVVDGRVVASEDDHEDIGRELAAAMEALWQAP; the protein is encoded by the coding sequence GTGACCGAGTCCCCCTCCTCGGCGTACCTCCTCGAGCGGGCGTGGGTCGACGGCGCCGTCCGCGACGACGTGCTCGTCGAGATCGAGGACGGCCGATTCACATCCGTCACACCGGTAGGGCAAAGCCTCCGCTTCTCGGGTGAAGTTTCGGCCCAGAACGTCCGGTTTCCCCGGCTAGCCGGGGAAACCGTCCGGCTCGCCGGCCTCACCCTCCCCGGGCTGACCAACGACCACAGCCACGCGTTCCATCGGGCGCTGCGGGGGCGGACCCAGCGGGGGCGGGGCACGTTCTGGACCTGGCGCGAGCAGATGTACGCCGTGGCGGAGCGGCTCACCCCGGACACCTACTTCACCCTGGCCCGGGCGACGTTCCGGGAGATGGTGGCGGCGGGCTACACGAGCGTGTCCGAGTTCCACTACCTCCACGACCCGGAGCCGGCCACGGGCGACGCCCTCCGCGAGGCCGCACGAGCGGCGGGCATCCGGCTCACGCTGCTCGACGCCTGCTACGTCAGCAGCGGCTTCGGCGCGCCGCCGGAGGGCGTGCAGCTCCGGTTCAGCGACGGCACCGCCGAGCGGTGGGCCGCACGGGTCGGCGCCGGCCCGGCCGCGATCCACTCCGTGCGCGCCGTCCCCCGCGAGCAGCTGGCGGTCTTCCGCGGCCGCGCGCCCCTGCACGTCCACCTCTCCGAGCAGGTCGCCGAGAACGAGGCCTGCCTGGCGGCGTACGGCGTCACCCCGACCCGGCTGCTCCACGACGAGGGTCTGCTGGGTCCGGACACCACCGTCGTGCACGCCACCCACCTCACCGACGACGACATCGCGCTGCTCGGCAGCACCCGCACGAACGTCTGCATCACGCCCACCACCGAGCGTGACCTCGCCGACGGGATCGGCCCGGCGCGCCGGCTCGCGGACGTGGGCTGCCGGATCAGCATCGGCAGCGACAGCCACGCGGTCATCGACCCGTTCGAGGAGCTGCGCGGCCTCGAGATGGACGAGCGGCTCGCGACCCAGGAGCGCGGGCACTGGTCAGCTGCCGAGCTGTTAGCGATCGGCACCGCCGGGCTGCAGATCGCGGTCGGTGCGCCGGCCGACCTGGTCACGATCGACACGCGAAGCACCCGCACCGCCGGCACCGGCGCCGACGAGCACACCGCCGTCTTCGCCGCCACCGCCGCCGACGTCACCCACGTCGTCGTCGACGGCCGGGTCGTCGCGTCCGAGGACGACCACGAGGACATCGGCCGCGAGCTGGCGGCTGCGATGGAGGCACTGTGGCAAGCACCCTGA
- a CDS encoding allantoate amidohydrolase: MPDDFERMWADLAPVGRSASSGGYFRQPFTAPETELRAWFVEQCRARGLRVESDPFGNVVGWWDVGAGPAVLTGSHLDSVLDGGAYDGPLGVVSALAAIDLLRSRGVAPARPIGVSVFVEEEGSRFGLACLGSRLATGAVSWERARELPDRDGVAFGDVVEGGASALLSLVGTFVELHVEQGRDLVDRGAAVGVASEIWPHGRYRFEFAGTANHAGTTRMEDRADPMLTYAFTALGANKQARLAGERATFGRVSVEPNGTNAVPSHVTAWLDARCASESSLAALVEGITTQATDRAGRDGTVLSVTAESVSPAVRFDPALAARVAADHEGGDWPVIPTQAGHDAGILSAAGIPTAMLFVRNPTGVSHSPAEHAELPDCLVGVSALADTLERLAR; this comes from the coding sequence ATGCCTGACGACTTCGAGCGGATGTGGGCCGACCTCGCCCCGGTGGGGCGCTCCGCGTCGAGCGGCGGCTACTTCCGCCAACCCTTCACGGCTCCGGAGACCGAGCTGCGCGCCTGGTTCGTGGAGCAGTGCCGGGCCCGCGGGCTGCGGGTGGAGAGCGACCCCTTCGGCAACGTCGTGGGCTGGTGGGACGTCGGCGCCGGACCCGCGGTGCTCACCGGGTCGCACCTGGACTCGGTGCTCGACGGCGGTGCGTACGACGGTCCGCTGGGCGTGGTGTCGGCGCTGGCGGCGATCGACCTGCTGCGCTCGCGCGGCGTCGCGCCGGCGCGGCCGATCGGGGTCTCGGTGTTCGTGGAGGAGGAGGGCTCGCGCTTCGGGTTGGCCTGCCTCGGCTCGCGGCTGGCGACCGGCGCCGTGTCGTGGGAGCGGGCGCGCGAGCTGCCCGACCGGGACGGCGTCGCCTTCGGCGACGTGGTCGAGGGCGGGGCGTCCGCGCTGCTGTCCTTGGTGGGCACCTTCGTCGAGCTGCACGTCGAGCAGGGCCGCGACCTCGTGGACCGCGGTGCGGCGGTGGGCGTGGCGAGCGAGATCTGGCCGCACGGGCGCTACCGCTTCGAGTTCGCCGGCACCGCGAACCACGCCGGGACCACGCGGATGGAGGACCGCGCCGACCCGATGCTCACCTACGCGTTCACCGCCCTGGGTGCCAACAAGCAGGCGCGGCTCGCCGGTGAGCGGGCGACCTTCGGCCGGGTCTCGGTCGAGCCGAACGGCACCAACGCCGTGCCGTCTCACGTGACCGCGTGGCTGGACGCCCGGTGCGCGTCCGAGTCGTCGCTGGCCGCGCTCGTCGAGGGGATCACGACCCAGGCGACCGACCGGGCCGGGCGGGACGGCACCGTCCTGTCCGTGACGGCCGAGTCGGTGTCGCCGGCCGTGCGGTTCGACCCCGCACTCGCCGCCCGGGTCGCCGCCGACCACGAGGGCGGCGACTGGCCGGTGATCCCGACCCAGGCCGGCCACGACGCCGGCATCCTCTCCGCCGCCGGCATCCCGACTGCGATGCTGTTCGTCCGCAACCCGACCGGGGTCTCGCACTCGCCGGCCGAGCACGCGGAGCTCCCCGACTGCCTGGTCGGCGTCTCCGCCCTGGCCGACACCCTGGAACGGCTGGCCCGGTGA
- a CDS encoding nitroreductase family protein — protein sequence MEFQDVVRRRRMVRNYATEPVDPAVVDRALRNATRAPNAGFSQGWGFLVLDTPADVRRYWEATAEDVDHPDEWLSGMMRAPVVIVPCSSKAAYLSRYAEPDKGWTDRDEARWPKPFWDMDTAMAALLILQTATDEGLASCFIGIPPDRVALVRTAFGIPDEFDPVGVVTIGHHPEDPAHPGAAGSPTRRRRKPVAEVVHRGRWGHGASPSA from the coding sequence ATGGAGTTCCAAGACGTCGTACGCCGCCGCCGCATGGTCCGCAACTACGCGACCGAACCGGTCGACCCGGCGGTCGTCGACCGGGCGCTGCGCAACGCGACCCGCGCCCCGAACGCCGGCTTCAGCCAAGGCTGGGGGTTCCTCGTGCTCGACACCCCGGCGGACGTCCGGAGGTACTGGGAGGCGACCGCCGAGGACGTCGACCACCCCGACGAGTGGCTCAGCGGGATGATGCGCGCCCCGGTGGTGATCGTGCCGTGCTCGAGCAAGGCGGCCTACCTGAGCCGCTACGCCGAGCCCGACAAGGGCTGGACCGATCGCGACGAGGCCCGCTGGCCCAAGCCGTTCTGGGACATGGACACCGCCATGGCGGCACTGCTCATCCTGCAGACCGCGACCGACGAGGGGCTCGCGTCGTGCTTCATCGGGATCCCGCCGGACCGGGTGGCGCTGGTGCGGACGGCGTTCGGCATCCCCGACGAGTTCGACCCGGTCGGCGTGGTCACGATCGGCCACCACCCCGAGGACCCCGCGCACCCCGGAGCCGCGGGCTCGCCGACCAGGCGGCGGCGCAAGCCGGTGGCGGAGGTCGTGCATCGCGGCAGGTGGGGGCACGGGGCCAGTCCATCGGCGTGA